In one Streptomyces venezuelae genomic region, the following are encoded:
- a CDS encoding amino acid ABC transporter ATP-binding protein — protein sequence MAVDPLIELRDVNKYYGELHVLQDIDLTVGKGEVVVVIGPSGSGKSTLCRTINRLETIQSGEIRLDGRPLPEEGKALARLRAEVGMVFQSFNLFAHKTVLQNVSLAQIKVRGRKKDEAEKRSRELLERVGLSAHAEKYPAQLSGGQQQRVAIARALAMDPKALLFDEPTSALDPEMINEVLEVMQQLAREGMTMVVVTHEMGFARSAANRVVFMADGRIVEDRTPEDFFTHPESERARDFLSKILKH from the coding sequence ATGGCCGTCGATCCTTTGATCGAGCTGCGTGATGTGAACAAGTACTACGGGGAGCTGCATGTCCTCCAGGACATCGACCTCACCGTCGGCAAGGGGGAGGTGGTCGTGGTCATCGGCCCTTCGGGGTCGGGCAAATCGACACTGTGCCGGACGATCAACCGGCTCGAGACCATCCAGTCGGGAGAGATCAGACTCGACGGGCGGCCGCTGCCCGAGGAGGGAAAGGCGCTCGCGAGGCTCCGCGCCGAGGTCGGCATGGTCTTCCAGTCCTTCAACCTCTTCGCGCACAAGACGGTCCTCCAGAACGTCTCGCTGGCGCAGATCAAGGTGCGGGGACGCAAGAAGGACGAGGCGGAGAAGCGTTCCCGCGAACTCCTGGAGCGCGTGGGCCTCTCCGCGCACGCCGAGAAGTACCCGGCGCAGCTCTCCGGCGGCCAGCAGCAGCGCGTCGCCATCGCCCGCGCGCTCGCCATGGACCCCAAGGCGCTCCTCTTCGACGAGCCGACCTCGGCTCTCGACCCCGAGATGATCAACGAGGTCCTCGAAGTCATGCAGCAGCTCGCGCGGGAGGGCATGACGATGGTCGTCGTCACCCACGAGATGGGCTTCGCCCGCTCCGCGGCCAACCGGGTCGTCTTCATGGCCGACGGCCGCATCGTCGAGGACAGGACCCCCGAGGACTTCTTCACCCACCCGGAGAGCGAGCGCGCCAGGGACTTCCTCTCCAAGATCCTCAAGCACTGA
- a CDS encoding amino acid ABC transporter permease translates to MKALSHDSTALYDIPGPKTVRRHKLYGVISTLIVLALVGWLLYLLFDTDQFTATKWTPFEYKGIQELLLRGLGNTLKAFAISAVLALALGGLLAVGRLSDHRPVRWLATLVVEFFRAMPVLVMIFFVFVALKVQPLPALVAGLTLYNGSVLAEVFRSGVNSVERGQREAAYALGMRKTQVMGHVLVPQAVRAMLPAIISQLVVALKDTSLGYLITYEEFLHAGKLIASNLDYDLPFIPVVMVISPIYIGMCMLLSWFAQWVSKRQRRNPKTEAADVAPAEPGTLLPGTQ, encoded by the coding sequence ATGAAAGCCCTCTCCCACGATTCGACCGCCCTCTACGACATCCCCGGCCCGAAGACCGTACGCAGGCACAAGCTGTACGGCGTCATCTCCACCCTGATCGTGCTGGCCCTCGTCGGATGGCTCCTGTACCTGCTGTTCGACACCGACCAGTTCACGGCCACCAAGTGGACGCCCTTCGAGTACAAGGGCATCCAGGAACTGCTCCTGCGGGGCCTCGGCAACACCCTCAAGGCCTTCGCCATCTCCGCGGTCCTCGCGCTGGCGCTCGGCGGACTGCTCGCGGTGGGGCGGCTCTCCGACCACCGCCCCGTGCGCTGGCTCGCCACGCTCGTCGTGGAGTTCTTCCGCGCCATGCCGGTGCTTGTGATGATCTTCTTCGTCTTCGTGGCGCTGAAGGTGCAGCCGCTGCCCGCGCTGGTCGCCGGACTCACGCTCTACAACGGCTCCGTACTCGCCGAGGTCTTCCGATCCGGCGTCAACTCCGTCGAGAGGGGGCAGCGGGAGGCGGCCTACGCGCTCGGAATGCGCAAGACACAGGTCATGGGACACGTCCTCGTACCGCAGGCCGTGCGGGCCATGTTGCCCGCCATCATCAGCCAGTTGGTGGTGGCCCTGAAGGACACCTCGCTCGGATATCTGATCACCTACGAGGAGTTCCTCCATGCCGGGAAGCTCATCGCGTCGAACCTCGACTACGATTTGCCGTTCATCCCCGTTGTCATGGTGATCTCACCGATCTACATCGGGATGTGCATGTTGCTGTCGTGGTTCGCCCAGTGGGTGTCGAAGCGGCAGCGGCGCAATCCCAAGACCGAGGCCGCGGACGTGGCCCCGGCCGAACCAGGGACGCTGCTGCCGGGTACGCAGTAG
- a CDS encoding DUF6278 family protein, with protein sequence MNIPFLDKWRRRHTATDRAQGLAAVFEEDPDGVAALLSECELLRSQASAAGLELDDSPASLGALDQLLPRWRDDPELLPWLGNDAGLYLGTVVVRTVPGATWHVWPGGSPVVRLKTGRDIQVVEAGLDWAVHGAPELSQVYGEASET encoded by the coding sequence ATGAACATCCCGTTCCTCGACAAGTGGCGCAGGCGGCACACCGCGACGGACCGGGCCCAGGGGCTCGCGGCCGTGTTCGAAGAGGACCCGGACGGCGTGGCCGCCCTGCTGTCGGAGTGTGAGCTGCTGCGCTCCCAGGCCAGTGCCGCGGGGCTCGAACTCGACGACTCACCCGCGTCGTTGGGCGCCCTCGACCAGCTCCTGCCGCGCTGGCGCGACGACCCCGAGCTGCTGCCGTGGCTCGGCAACGACGCGGGTCTCTATCTGGGCACCGTGGTGGTGCGGACGGTGCCGGGCGCGACCTGGCACGTGTGGCCCGGAGGGAGCCCCGTCGTGCGGCTGAAGACCGGGCGGGACATCCAGGTCGTCGAGGCGGGGCTCGACTGGGCGGTGCACGGCGCTCCCGAGCTCTCGCAGGTCTACGGCGAGGCGTCGGAGACGTAA
- the ggt gene encoding gamma-glutamyltransferase, whose translation MRRAVVRNLTLLAVGGVLVSVGAAAPPSPTRSAEPASSARSAEPAAPEKTPVAVGHGGAVASVDPDASAAGIEVLRKGGNAVDAAVATAAALGVTEPYSAGVGGGGYFVHYDAKTHEVSTIDGRETAPRTADAGLFLEDGKPIPFDQAVTSGLGVGTPGTPATWQSALDAWGSRSLGTLLKPAERLARDGFTVDPTFRSQTESNEKRFRDFPATAKLFLPGGKLPVVGSTFKNPDLARTYRELGRKGVGTLYRGDLAKDFVRTVNKPPVDPAAEREVRPGDLSLKDLKAYAVKRQAPTKTSYRGLDVYSMAPSSSGGTTVGEALNILERTDLSKASKAKYLHRYIEASRIAFADRGRWVGDPAFEDVPTKELLSQRFADSRECLIKDTAVLKSPLAPGDPRHPSPCGKGDEAAPTTYEGENTTHLTAADKWGNVVAYTLTIESTGGSGITVPGRGFLLNNELTDFSFAPADPAVHDPNLPGPGKRPRSSISPTIVLKHGKPVVALGSPGGATIVTTVLQTLTGFVDRGLPLVDAIAAPRASQRNAAQTELEPELWNSPLKGSLEAIGHSFKQNPEIGAATGVQRLPDGKWLAAAEKVRRGGGSAMVVRPEK comes from the coding sequence ATGCGTCGCGCTGTCGTACGGAATCTGACGCTATTGGCGGTCGGAGGGGTATTGGTGTCGGTCGGTGCGGCCGCGCCCCCTTCGCCTACGCGCTCAGCGGAACCGGCTTCGTCCGCGCGCTCGGCGGAACCGGCCGCACCGGAGAAGACACCGGTCGCCGTCGGCCACGGCGGTGCCGTCGCCAGCGTCGACCCGGACGCCTCGGCGGCCGGCATCGAAGTCCTCAGGAAGGGCGGCAACGCGGTGGACGCGGCCGTCGCCACCGCCGCAGCGCTCGGCGTCACCGAGCCGTACTCGGCCGGCGTCGGCGGCGGCGGATACTTCGTCCACTACGACGCGAAGACGCACGAGGTCAGCACCATCGACGGCCGCGAAACCGCCCCGCGCACCGCCGACGCCGGCCTCTTCCTGGAGGACGGCAAGCCGATCCCCTTCGACCAGGCCGTCACCAGCGGCCTCGGCGTCGGCACCCCCGGCACGCCCGCCACCTGGCAGTCCGCGCTCGACGCCTGGGGCAGCAGGAGCCTCGGCACCCTGCTGAAGCCCGCCGAACGCCTCGCGCGCGACGGGTTCACCGTCGATCCGACCTTCCGCTCGCAGACCGAGTCCAACGAGAAGCGGTTCAGGGACTTCCCCGCCACGGCGAAGCTCTTCCTGCCCGGCGGAAAACTGCCCGTGGTCGGCTCCACCTTCAAGAACCCCGACCTGGCGCGCACCTACCGGGAACTGGGCCGCAAGGGAGTCGGGACGCTGTACCGGGGCGACCTCGCCAAGGACTTCGTCCGGACGGTGAACAAGCCGCCCGTCGACCCGGCGGCGGAGCGCGAGGTGCGGCCCGGCGACCTCTCCCTCAAGGACCTCAAGGCGTACGCGGTCAAGCGCCAGGCCCCCACGAAGACCTCCTACCGCGGCCTCGACGTGTACTCCATGGCGCCCTCCTCCTCCGGCGGCACGACCGTCGGCGAGGCGCTCAACATCCTGGAGCGCACCGACCTGTCCAAGGCGTCGAAGGCCAAGTACCTGCACCGCTACATCGAGGCCAGCCGCATCGCGTTCGCCGACCGCGGGCGCTGGGTGGGCGACCCCGCCTTCGAGGACGTACCGACGAAGGAGCTCCTCTCGCAGCGGTTCGCCGACTCGCGGGAGTGCCTGATCAAGGACACGGCGGTGCTCAAGAGCCCGCTCGCGCCCGGCGACCCGCGACACCCCAGCCCGTGCGGCAAGGGCGACGAGGCGGCCCCGACGACGTACGAGGGCGAGAACACCACGCACCTCACGGCCGCCGACAAGTGGGGCAACGTCGTGGCGTACACCCTCACCATCGAGTCGACCGGCGGCAGCGGCATCACCGTCCCGGGCCGCGGCTTCCTGCTCAACAACGAACTGACCGACTTCTCGTTCGCGCCCGCCGACCCCGCGGTGCACGACCCGAACCTGCCCGGACCCGGCAAACGGCCGCGCTCCTCGATCTCCCCGACGATCGTGCTGAAGCACGGCAAGCCGGTGGTGGCCCTCGGCTCGCCGGGCGGCGCGACCATCGTCACGACCGTCCTGCAGACCCTCACGGGCTTCGTCGACCGCGGCCTCCCGCTGGTCGACGCGATCGCCGCGCCGCGCGCGAGCCAGCGCAACGCCGCGCAGACCGAACTCGAACCGGAACTGTGGAACAGCCCGTTGAAGGGCTCGCTGGAGGCGATCGGGCACTCCTTCAAGCAGAACCCGGAGATCGGAGCCGCCACGGGTGTGCAGCGGCTGCCGGACGGCAAGTGGCTCGCGGCCGCGGAGAAGGTCCGCCGGGGCGGCGGCTCGGCGATGGTGGTGCGCCCCGAGAAGTGA
- a CDS encoding CocE/NonD family hydrolase, producing the protein MSHPHPHRVLRTTTVGTVSAALVAGAAFGLAPAAQAAPVAGPRATSAADVRFVDIPGDGGTVLKANVFTPKGAKAGTATTYPAIVLPTSWAMPQIEYVAQAQKLANSGYVVVSYNSRGFWQSGGEIETAGPEDIADASKVIDWTLANTPADPEKVGMAGVSYGAGISLLAAGHDKRVKAVAALSGWADLIDSIYSGRTQHAQAAALLGGAGALTGRPSAELQQTLKDFLGSNLDKEDEMIAWGAKRSPVTYLDQINDNGAAIMLGNAWGDTLFPPNQYAEFYERLTGPKRLEFRPGDHATAEATGLLGLPNDTWTSTQRWFDHYLKGADNGIDKEQPVQLKSRSTGGYEGYPDWKAVGPTRKKIAMAGSTTIRTNVDSGANGGIAILSNALDQFLKIPPTASVPLLPRRYTGVWQSERYTSAQRVRGTARLHTTLSSTKESGTLVAYLYDVGPLGLGKLVSNAPYTFHGKTPGKPFGVDLELFSTAYDVPAGHRLALVVDTVDPLYIEHNPSGAQLTFSSPAADPSYVSVPLREQ; encoded by the coding sequence GTGAGCCATCCGCACCCGCACCGCGTCCTGCGCACGACCACCGTGGGCACCGTCTCGGCGGCCCTCGTCGCCGGCGCCGCCTTCGGCCTGGCCCCCGCGGCGCAGGCCGCACCGGTAGCAGGGCCACGGGCCACGAGCGCCGCCGACGTCCGCTTCGTCGACATCCCCGGCGACGGCGGCACCGTCCTCAAGGCCAACGTCTTCACCCCGAAGGGCGCGAAGGCCGGCACTGCTACGACGTATCCCGCCATCGTGCTGCCCACCAGCTGGGCCATGCCCCAGATCGAGTACGTCGCCCAGGCCCAGAAGCTCGCGAACTCCGGCTACGTGGTGGTCAGTTACAACTCGCGCGGCTTCTGGCAGTCCGGCGGCGAGATCGAGACCGCGGGCCCCGAGGACATCGCGGACGCCTCCAAGGTCATCGACTGGACCCTGGCGAACACCCCGGCCGACCCGGAGAAGGTCGGCATGGCCGGCGTCTCCTACGGCGCGGGCATCAGCCTGCTCGCCGCCGGGCACGACAAGCGGGTCAAGGCCGTCGCCGCCCTGAGCGGCTGGGCCGACCTCATCGACTCGATCTACAGCGGACGCACCCAGCACGCGCAGGCCGCCGCCCTGCTCGGCGGCGCAGGCGCGCTCACCGGCCGCCCCAGCGCGGAGCTCCAGCAGACTCTCAAGGACTTCCTCGGGTCCAACCTGGACAAGGAGGACGAGATGATCGCGTGGGGCGCCAAGCGCTCCCCCGTGACCTACCTCGATCAGATCAACGACAACGGCGCGGCCATCATGCTCGGCAACGCCTGGGGCGACACGCTCTTCCCGCCCAACCAGTACGCCGAGTTCTACGAGCGCCTGACCGGGCCCAAGCGCCTGGAGTTCCGCCCCGGCGACCACGCGACGGCGGAGGCGACAGGGCTGCTCGGCCTGCCCAACGACACCTGGACGTCCACCCAACGGTGGTTCGACCACTACCTCAAGGGCGCGGACAACGGCATCGACAAGGAGCAGCCGGTCCAGCTCAAGTCGCGCTCCACCGGCGGCTACGAGGGCTACCCGGACTGGAAGGCGGTCGGCCCCACCCGCAAGAAGATCGCCATGGCGGGCTCCACCACGATCCGCACGAACGTCGACTCGGGCGCCAACGGCGGCATCGCCATCCTGTCCAACGCCCTCGACCAGTTCCTCAAGATCCCGCCGACGGCCTCGGTGCCGCTGCTCCCGCGCCGCTACACGGGCGTCTGGCAGTCGGAGAGGTACACGTCCGCCCAGCGGGTGCGCGGGACCGCGAGGCTGCACACGACGCTCTCCAGCACCAAGGAGAGCGGCACCCTCGTCGCGTACCTCTACGACGTGGGCCCGCTCGGCCTCGGCAAGCTGGTCAGCAACGCGCCGTACACCTTCCACGGCAAGACGCCCGGCAAGCCGTTCGGCGTGGACCTGGAGTTGTTCTCCACGGCCTACGACGTACCGGCAGGGCACAGGCTCGCCCTGGTCGTCGACACGGTCGACCCGCTCTACATCGAGCACAACCCGTCCGGCGCGCAGCTGACCTTCTCCTCACCGGCGGCGGACCCGTCGTACGTGTCCGTCCCCCTGCGCGAGCAGTGA
- a CDS encoding Ig-like domain-containing protein, whose protein sequence is MTPQSSPSRRRPLRTRHAAAAGLAVLTAALTACSGGGESSSAEAAEKPQIKVNLSGQKAEAGKPVKVSLADGRLKKVTVADDKGAALPGKVSANGTTWTSERKAAPGTAYQVEATTSEGGSAKSSFKTAAPEKVNKVTLAPGKNTTVGIAQPLSITFDNPVRNKAEVEKHLKVTTSNDTEGSWGWIKNYDGKDRVDWRPKEYWKSGTKVKLDARLNGIDSGGDDWFVRDYATNFTIGRSQVVKVNLDSKTATLTRDGKTVKSLPMSAGTPGGDKASWGGTSVLMSKEGTINMRSETVGLGDAYDKMVDYSMRLTWSGMYAHAAPWNASYFGNTNHSSGCVGMSDGDAGWLYHQAQIGDPFEVTGSGSKGDPDPGNGYGEWNISWSDWQAKSALK, encoded by the coding sequence TTGACCCCCCAGAGCTCCCCGAGCCGCCGACGCCCGCTTCGCACCCGCCACGCGGCAGCCGCGGGCCTTGCGGTGCTCACCGCCGCCCTGACCGCCTGCTCGGGCGGCGGCGAGTCGTCCTCGGCCGAGGCCGCCGAGAAGCCGCAGATCAAGGTGAACCTCTCCGGCCAGAAGGCGGAGGCGGGCAAGCCCGTGAAGGTCAGCCTCGCCGACGGCAGGCTGAAGAAGGTCACGGTCGCCGACGACAAGGGCGCCGCGCTGCCCGGCAAGGTGTCGGCGAACGGCACCACCTGGACCTCCGAGCGCAAGGCGGCGCCCGGCACCGCCTACCAGGTCGAGGCGACCACCTCCGAGGGCGGCAGCGCCAAGTCGTCCTTCAAGACGGCCGCGCCCGAGAAGGTCAACAAGGTGACCCTCGCCCCGGGCAAGAACACCACCGTCGGCATCGCCCAGCCCCTGTCGATCACCTTCGACAACCCGGTGCGGAACAAGGCCGAGGTCGAGAAGCACCTGAAGGTGACGACCTCGAACGACACCGAGGGCTCGTGGGGCTGGATCAAGAACTACGACGGCAAGGACCGCGTCGACTGGCGGCCCAAGGAGTACTGGAAGTCCGGCACGAAGGTGAAGCTGGACGCACGGCTCAACGGCATCGACTCGGGCGGCGACGACTGGTTCGTCCGCGACTACGCGACGAACTTCACCATCGGCAGGAGCCAGGTCGTCAAGGTGAACCTGGACAGCAAGACGGCGACGCTCACCCGCGACGGCAAGACGGTGAAGTCGCTGCCGATGTCGGCGGGCACCCCGGGCGGCGACAAGGCGTCCTGGGGCGGCACCTCGGTCCTGATGTCGAAGGAGGGCACGATCAACATGCGCTCCGAGACCGTCGGCCTGGGCGACGCCTACGACAAGATGGTCGACTACTCGATGCGCCTGACCTGGTCGGGCATGTACGCGCACGCGGCCCCCTGGAACGCCTCGTACTTCGGCAACACCAACCACAGCTCGGGCTGCGTCGGCATGAGCGACGGCGACGCGGGCTGGCTCTACCACCAGGCCCAGATAGGCGACCCCTTCGAGGTCACCGGCAGCGGCTCGAAGGGCGACCCGGACCCGGGCAACGGCTACGGCGAGTGGAACATCTCCTGGTCCGACTGGCAGGCGAAGAGCGCGCTGAAGTAG
- a CDS encoding amino acid ABC transporter permease, whose amino-acid sequence MDVLTDNFSTFGKGFLGTVELTVYASLLALALGFVMASFRVAPVGSFRAFGTAWVTVLRNTPLTLLFFAVLLGLPRFGLVLPFKVFAVLALGCYTSAFICEALRSGINTVPKGQGEAARSLGMSFGQTLSMVVLPQAFRSVIAPVGSNLIALAKNSAIAGAFSVTELLGSYKTLSELGYNIIWTFVWIALGYLIITLAISAIFNVLEKRWGVAR is encoded by the coding sequence GTGGACGTACTGACAGACAACTTCTCCACGTTCGGCAAGGGCTTCCTCGGCACCGTCGAACTCACCGTCTACGCCTCGCTCCTGGCCCTCGCGCTCGGCTTCGTCATGGCGTCGTTCCGGGTGGCGCCCGTCGGCTCCTTCCGGGCGTTCGGCACGGCATGGGTCACGGTCCTGCGCAACACCCCGCTCACACTGCTCTTCTTCGCGGTGCTGCTCGGGCTGCCGCGCTTCGGCCTCGTGCTGCCCTTCAAGGTGTTCGCCGTGCTCGCCCTCGGCTGCTACACCTCGGCCTTCATCTGCGAGGCGCTCAGGTCGGGCATCAACACCGTGCCCAAGGGGCAGGGCGAGGCGGCCAGGAGCCTCGGCATGAGCTTCGGCCAGACCCTGTCGATGGTCGTGCTGCCGCAGGCCTTCCGGTCCGTCATCGCGCCGGTCGGCTCCAACCTCATCGCGCTCGCCAAGAACTCGGCGATCGCCGGCGCGTTCAGCGTCACCGAGCTGCTCGGCTCGTACAAGACGCTCAGCGAGCTGGGCTACAACATCATCTGGACCTTCGTCTGGATCGCCCTCGGCTACCTCATCATCACCCTCGCCATCAGCGCGATCTTCAATGTCCTCGAAAAGCGCTGGGGAGTCGCCCGATGA
- a CDS encoding WD40 repeat domain-containing protein, translating into MTREIIDYGQFAERLRERQQGRPRWELLHAVQEEWGYEDPGGEPGHSRWGGENRTDGIDWELPVPQALNEWWDSPLNSFAFNPRLYWVHTQWPPTMSDLELPPDSPLVARGGDRRVCVFMSEYHYSQAWGYLAAEAELPDPRVVVSLGGEWVVQSRSLSEFLTQLAFERLPAHYGWTLRVRRSVVDADPEIVRRLTASYRELGLLPWQEMGTDALSYGAPDAVVRHGRGPGADFAIVINARTREALVAVAETLGVDWSGEKAISPPSQVPEPLEDLGPVSLAQGDADPRGRWTVLTRGHSAPPAVPGAAAALVPAPGALRSVASDRNGTTLVAGDTDGCVHVLETDDESPETISLTLHRAPVTALACLELGNGTRLVLSGDEHGVIRYWSTRRKPMRIPFARRATPVRALALAPLETGPALAAAWADGLVRLWDLESDATAGLRLGTGIRFLGLDADGTLRVTDDHGTSALRLDTARLWPHRDLQLRLDGVDWGSLWTARGPGHMVPELIGKVASDDKKTAMDAVHDLYRLLVSKDAASTAAVPAIPFLVELMTDPDNKSRSTLLLLIADLADVRRARGGRGDAQLAAVREALPALRYLHDDPESPIRWAANELEQNCAAAPAP; encoded by the coding sequence GTGACCCGAGAGATCATTGACTACGGACAGTTCGCGGAACGGCTGCGGGAGCGGCAACAAGGCCGCCCCCGCTGGGAGTTGCTCCACGCCGTGCAGGAGGAGTGGGGGTACGAGGACCCGGGCGGCGAGCCCGGGCACTCCCGGTGGGGCGGGGAGAACCGCACGGACGGCATCGACTGGGAGCTGCCCGTCCCGCAGGCCCTGAACGAGTGGTGGGACTCCCCGCTCAACTCGTTCGCCTTCAACCCGCGCCTGTACTGGGTCCACACGCAGTGGCCGCCGACGATGTCCGACCTCGAACTGCCCCCGGACAGCCCGCTCGTGGCGCGGGGCGGCGACCGCCGGGTCTGCGTCTTCATGTCGGAGTACCACTACAGCCAGGCGTGGGGATACCTCGCCGCCGAGGCCGAACTGCCCGACCCCCGGGTCGTCGTGAGCCTCGGCGGCGAGTGGGTCGTGCAGAGCAGGTCGCTCTCCGAGTTCCTGACGCAGCTGGCCTTCGAGCGGCTGCCCGCGCACTACGGCTGGACGCTGCGGGTGCGCAGGAGTGTCGTCGACGCGGATCCGGAGATCGTCCGGCGCCTGACGGCCTCGTACCGCGAACTCGGGCTGCTGCCCTGGCAGGAGATGGGGACGGACGCGCTGTCGTACGGCGCCCCGGACGCCGTCGTGCGGCACGGGCGCGGTCCGGGCGCCGACTTCGCGATCGTCATCAACGCCCGTACGCGCGAGGCGCTCGTCGCGGTCGCCGAGACCCTCGGCGTCGACTGGTCGGGCGAGAAGGCCATCAGCCCGCCCTCACAGGTGCCCGAGCCACTGGAGGACCTCGGCCCGGTCTCGCTGGCGCAGGGCGACGCCGACCCCCGCGGCCGCTGGACCGTCCTGACGCGCGGCCACAGCGCCCCGCCCGCGGTGCCCGGCGCCGCGGCCGCGCTCGTCCCCGCACCGGGCGCCCTGCGGTCGGTGGCCTCCGACCGGAACGGGACGACCCTCGTGGCGGGCGACACGGACGGCTGCGTGCACGTCCTGGAGACCGACGACGAGTCCCCCGAGACCATCAGCCTGACCCTGCACCGCGCCCCGGTCACCGCCCTCGCCTGCCTCGAGCTGGGCAACGGCACGCGGCTCGTCCTCAGCGGCGACGAGCACGGCGTGATCCGCTACTGGAGCACCCGCCGCAAGCCGATGCGTATCCCCTTCGCGCGCCGCGCCACACCCGTGAGGGCGCTCGCCCTCGCCCCGCTGGAGACCGGGCCCGCGCTCGCCGCGGCCTGGGCGGACGGCCTGGTCCGCCTCTGGGACCTGGAGTCCGACGCGACGGCGGGGCTGCGCCTGGGCACCGGCATCCGCTTCCTCGGCCTCGACGCGGACGGGACCCTGCGCGTCACCGACGACCACGGCACCTCCGCGCTCCGCCTGGACACCGCGAGGCTGTGGCCGCACCGCGACCTCCAACTGCGCCTGGACGGCGTCGACTGGGGTTCCCTGTGGACCGCCCGCGGACCCGGTCACATGGTCCCGGAGCTGATCGGCAAGGTCGCGTCGGACGACAAGAAGACGGCCATGGACGCGGTCCACGACCTGTACCGGCTCCTGGTCTCCAAGGACGCCGCGTCGACGGCCGCGGTCCCCGCGATCCCGTTCCTGGTCGAGCTGATGACGGACCCCGACAACAAGTCCCGCAGCACCCTGCTGCTGCTCATCGCCGACCTCGCCGACGTGCGCCGGGCGCGCGGCGGCCGCGGCGACGCGCAACTGGCCGCGGTCCGCGAGGCGCTGCCCGCCCTGCGGTATCTGCACGACGACCCGGAGTCGCCGATCCGCTGGGCCGCGAACGAGCTGGAGCAGAACTGCGCGGCGGCACCCGCCCCGTAG
- a CDS encoding glutamate ABC transporter substrate-binding protein: MRTTRLLAALVLTACAAAACGKEGSPPTKGPSAEELPKYRVATGFQLPGSGTWKKARSRGRFVVGAKEDQPYLGEKDPATGVYSGFDIEIAKMISASLGLDPKKIEYKTIASANRETALQNGQIDFYVGTYTINDNRKKLVGFGGPYYMAGQGLLVRTDEKDINGPGDLAGKRVCSAAGSTPYQRIQKDYPKATLVAYDTYSICVDNLLTYQVDAVTTDDAILIGYAAKAPDELKVVGKPFSEEPYGIGVPRGDNALRFAVDDALAAREKDGDWKKAYDATLGLSGVPAPKPPAIDRYPAS, from the coding sequence ATGCGTACGACGCGCCTGCTCGCGGCGCTCGTTCTCACCGCCTGCGCGGCCGCCGCGTGCGGCAAGGAAGGCAGCCCGCCCACCAAGGGCCCCTCGGCCGAGGAACTGCCGAAGTACCGGGTCGCGACCGGCTTCCAGCTGCCCGGGTCGGGGACCTGGAAGAAGGCGAGGAGCCGCGGCCGCTTCGTGGTCGGCGCCAAGGAGGACCAGCCCTACCTCGGCGAGAAGGACCCGGCCACCGGCGTCTACTCGGGCTTCGACATCGAGATCGCCAAGATGATCTCGGCCTCGCTCGGTCTCGACCCCAAGAAGATCGAGTACAAGACCATCGCGTCGGCCAACCGCGAAACCGCCCTGCAGAACGGGCAGATCGATTTCTACGTCGGCACCTACACCATCAACGACAACCGCAAGAAGCTCGTCGGGTTCGGCGGCCCCTACTACATGGCGGGCCAGGGCCTGCTGGTGCGCACCGACGAGAAGGACATCAACGGCCCCGGAGACCTGGCCGGCAAACGCGTCTGCTCGGCCGCCGGATCCACGCCGTACCAGCGGATCCAGAAGGACTACCCGAAGGCCACCCTCGTCGCCTACGACACGTACTCGATCTGTGTCGACAACCTGCTGACCTATCAGGTCGACGCCGTCACCACTGACGACGCGATCCTGATCGGCTACGCGGCCAAGGCGCCCGACGAACTGAAGGTGGTCGGCAAGCCGTTCTCCGAGGAGCCGTACGGCATCGGGGTGCCCCGGGGCGACAACGCCCTCCGGTTCGCCGTCGACGACGCCCTCGCCGCCCGCGAGAAGGACGGCGACTGGAAGAAGGCCTACGACGCCACCCTCGGCCTCTCCGGGGTCCCCGCGCCGAAGCCGCCCGCCATCGACCGCTACCCGGCGAGCTGA